In Drosophila simulans strain w501 chromosome X, Prin_Dsim_3.1, whole genome shotgun sequence, one DNA window encodes the following:
- the LOC6724759 gene encoding molybdenum cofactor synthesis protein cinnamon isoform X2 has product MESITFGVLTISDTCWQEPAKDTSGPILRQLITETFANTQVIGNIVPDEKDLIQQELRKWIDREELRVILTTGGTGFAPRDVTPEATRQLLEKECPQLSMYITLESIKQTQYAALSRGLCGIAGNTLILNLPGSEKAVKECFQTIRELLPHAVHLIGDDVSLVRKTHAEVQGSAQKGHICPHKTGTGTYSDRNSPFPMLAVQEVLSIIFNTVQKTANLDKILLEMSAPVNIPPFRASIKDGYAMKSTGFSGSKRVLGCIAAGDSPNTLPLAEDECYKINTGAPLPLEADCVVQVEDTKLLQLDKNGQESLVDIMVEPQAGLDVRPVGYDLSTNDRIFPALDPSPVVVKSLLASVGNRLVLSKPKVAIVSTGSELCSPRDQLTPGKIFDSNTTMLTELLVYFGFNSLRGGGLCHLQRWCFNGR; this is encoded by the exons ATGGAATCGATTACCTTTGGAGTTTTGACTA TTAGCGACACATGTTGGCAGGAGCCGGCGAAGGATACAAGTGGTCCTATTTTGAGACAACTGATCACTGAAACCTTTGCTAATACCCAGGTGATTGGAAACATAGTTCCGGACGAAAAGGATCTCATACAGCAAGAGCTACGTAAGTGGATCGATCGGGAGGAGTTGCGAGTGATTCTGACTACCGGAGGAACGGGATTTGCACCACGGGATGTGACCCCAGAGGCCACGAGGCAGCTACTAGAAAAGGAATGCCCACAACTCTCTATGTATATTACACTGGAGTCCATCAAACAAACCCAATATGCGGCTCTTTCCCGCGGACTATGTGGCATTGCAGGAAATACTCTCATCTTAAACCTTCCTGGTAGCGAAAAGGCCGTAAAAGAGTGTTTCCAGACCATTAGGGAACTTTTGCCCCATGCTGTTCACCTTATAGGTGACGATGTGTCCCTGGTACGGAAAACACATGCGGAGGTTCAAGGATCCGCCCAAAAGGGCCACATTTGTCCCCACAAAACGGGAACTGGCACATATTCCGATCGAAATTCGCCCTTTCCAATGCTGGCCGTTCAAGAGGTGCTTTCAATTATCTTTAACACCGTACAGAAGACCGCCAATCTGGACAAAATTCTGTTGGAAATGAGTGCGCCGGTTAACATTCCGCCCTTTAGGGCTTCCATTAAGGATGGCTATGCCATGAAGTCCACTGGATTTTCTGGCAGTAAGCGTGTTTTAGGATGCATAGCCGCCGGAGATTCA CCTAATACTTTGCCGCTGGCAGAGGATGAGTGCTACAAAATTAACACAGGGGCACCACTACCCCTGGAGGCAGATTGCGTAGTGCAAGTGGAGGACACCAAGTTGCTGCAGTTAGATAAGAACGGCCAGGAAAGCCTTGTGGACATTATGGTGGAGCCACAAGCTGGATTAGATGTTAG GCCTGTGGGCTACGATCTAAGCACCAATGATCGAATTTTTCCTGCTCTAGATCCTTCTCCCGTGGTGGTCAAATCACTGCTGGCTTCCGTGGGCAATAGGTTGGTACTATCCAAGCCTAAGGTGGCTATAGTGTCCACTGGAAGTGAGCTTTGTTCACCGCGCGATCAGCTTACTCCGGGAAAGATCTTTGACTCAAATACCACCATGTTGACGGAGCTTCTGGTTTACTTCGGTTTTAACT CTCTTCGAGGTGGTGGACTTTGTCATTTGCAGCGGTGGTGTTTCAATGGGCGATAA
- the LOC6724759 gene encoding molybdenum cofactor synthesis protein cinnamon isoform X1 yields MESITFGVLTISDTCWQEPAKDTSGPILRQLITETFANTQVIGNIVPDEKDLIQQELRKWIDREELRVILTTGGTGFAPRDVTPEATRQLLEKECPQLSMYITLESIKQTQYAALSRGLCGIAGNTLILNLPGSEKAVKECFQTIRELLPHAVHLIGDDVSLVRKTHAEVQGSAQKGHICPHKTGTGTYSDRNSPFPMLAVQEVLSIIFNTVQKTANLDKILLEMSAPVNIPPFRASIKDGYAMKSTGFSGSKRVLGCIAAGDSPNTLPLAEDECYKINTGAPLPLEADCVVQVEDTKLLQLDKNGQESLVDIMVEPQAGLDVRPVGYDLSTNDRIFPALDPSPVVVKSLLASVGNRLVLSKPKVAIVSTGSELCSPRDQLTPGKIFDSNTTMLTELLVYFGFNCMHTCVLSDSFEKTQESLLQLFEVVDFVICSGGVSMGDKDFIKSVLEDLQFTIHCGRVNIKPGKPMTFASRNNKYFFGLPGNPVSAFVTFHLFALPAIRFAAGWDRCKCSLSVLNVKLLNDFSLDSRPEFVRASVISKSGELYASVNGNQISSRLQSIVGADVLIHLPARTSDRPLAKAGEIFPASVLRLDFISKYE; encoded by the exons ATGGAATCGATTACCTTTGGAGTTTTGACTA TTAGCGACACATGTTGGCAGGAGCCGGCGAAGGATACAAGTGGTCCTATTTTGAGACAACTGATCACTGAAACCTTTGCTAATACCCAGGTGATTGGAAACATAGTTCCGGACGAAAAGGATCTCATACAGCAAGAGCTACGTAAGTGGATCGATCGGGAGGAGTTGCGAGTGATTCTGACTACCGGAGGAACGGGATTTGCACCACGGGATGTGACCCCAGAGGCCACGAGGCAGCTACTAGAAAAGGAATGCCCACAACTCTCTATGTATATTACACTGGAGTCCATCAAACAAACCCAATATGCGGCTCTTTCCCGCGGACTATGTGGCATTGCAGGAAATACTCTCATCTTAAACCTTCCTGGTAGCGAAAAGGCCGTAAAAGAGTGTTTCCAGACCATTAGGGAACTTTTGCCCCATGCTGTTCACCTTATAGGTGACGATGTGTCCCTGGTACGGAAAACACATGCGGAGGTTCAAGGATCCGCCCAAAAGGGCCACATTTGTCCCCACAAAACGGGAACTGGCACATATTCCGATCGAAATTCGCCCTTTCCAATGCTGGCCGTTCAAGAGGTGCTTTCAATTATCTTTAACACCGTACAGAAGACCGCCAATCTGGACAAAATTCTGTTGGAAATGAGTGCGCCGGTTAACATTCCGCCCTTTAGGGCTTCCATTAAGGATGGCTATGCCATGAAGTCCACTGGATTTTCTGGCAGTAAGCGTGTTTTAGGATGCATAGCCGCCGGAGATTCA CCTAATACTTTGCCGCTGGCAGAGGATGAGTGCTACAAAATTAACACAGGGGCACCACTACCCCTGGAGGCAGATTGCGTAGTGCAAGTGGAGGACACCAAGTTGCTGCAGTTAGATAAGAACGGCCAGGAAAGCCTTGTGGACATTATGGTGGAGCCACAAGCTGGATTAGATGTTAG GCCTGTGGGCTACGATCTAAGCACCAATGATCGAATTTTTCCTGCTCTAGATCCTTCTCCCGTGGTGGTCAAATCACTGCTGGCTTCCGTGGGCAATAGGTTGGTACTATCCAAGCCTAAGGTGGCTATAGTGTCCACTGGAAGTGAGCTTTGTTCACCGCGCGATCAGCTTACTCCGGGAAAGATCTTTGACTCAAATACCACCATGTTGACGGAGCTTCTGGTTTACTTCGGTTTTAACTGTATGCATACGTGTGTGCTAAGCGATAGCTTTGAAAAGACTCAGGAATCGCTATTGCAGCTCTTCGAGGTGGTGGACTTTGTCATTTGCAGCGGTGGTGTTTCAATGGGCGATAAGGATTTCATAAAGTCCGTGTTGGAAGACCTTCAATTTACGATTCACTGCGGCCGAGTAAACATAAAGCCAGG CAAGCCCATGACCTTTGCAAGTCGGAATAATAAGTACTTCTTTGGTCTACCCGGAAACCCAGTGTCAGCATTCGTTACTTTTCATCTGTTCGCGCTGCCCGCGATACGCTTTGCTGCTGGCTGGGATCGTTGCAAGTGCTCCCTTTCTGTGCTTAACGTGAAG ttGCTAAATGACTTCAGCTTAGATAGCCGCCCGGAGTTCGTTCGGGCGTCCGTAATTTCGAAGTCTGGAGAGTTATACGCGAGCGTTAATGGAAATCAA ATTAGTAGTCGCTTGCAGAGCATTGTTGGTGCCGATGTTTTAATACACCTTCCTGCACGTACTTCTGATCGACCATTGGCGAAAGCTGGTGAAATTTTCCCGGCCTCCGTGTTGCGCCTTGACTTTATCTCGAAGTACGAATAA
- the LOC6724760 gene encoding estradiol 17-beta-dehydrogenase 2, producing the protein MEAMTMLVLGFQLLALFSIAGALLIYLICKVREDSASANAHSHPNRVVLITSADTALGLQLCTHLANKGYRVFAGMKEAQDSLPAKLLCGWMKIREYSEEPIAGTIIPMRLDVTREDVLREATVIIGANLNADERGIAAVINTSGSVFRGQVESQNVQQWEHMLRTNILGTLRVAKAFVCFLRPTRGRLLYLGGVSGGGNARNGGDGLVAFNASRVAVDKCAEELRKELHPYGVSVVALDTCGMTAESLYKAPVAQTMSLVVGAPTQYTADVLSPDALHVIERALWDYVPQQRYALLSHNKYQFALPCRSSLRLQMPVASTVGENASQSV; encoded by the exons ATGGAGGCAATGACCATGCTGGTGTTGGGCTTCCAGTTGCTGGCGCTTTTTTCGATCGCCGGCGCGCTGCTTATTTACCTGATTTGTAAAGTGCGCGAGGATAGCGCATCTGCCAATGCGCATAGTCATCCCAATCGGGTGGTCCTGATAACCAGTGCGGATACCGCATTGGGTCTTCAATTGTGCACCCATTTGGCTAACAAAGGTTACCGGGTTTTTGCTGGAATGAAGGAGGCCCAAGATTCGCTGCCCGCAAAACTTCTATGCGGTTGGATGAAGATCCGAGAGTACAGTGAGGAACCCATTGCAGGCACAATTATTCCGATGAGATTGGATGTCACCCGAGAGGATGTGCTTCGCGAGGCCACCGTTATTATAGGCGCCAATCTAAATGCAGATGAGCGCGGGATTGCGGCCGTAATTAATACTAGTGGCAGTGTTTTCCGAGGCCAGGTTGAATCGCAGAATGTCCAGCAGTGGGAGCACATGCTCAGAACCAACATCCTGGGCACCTTACGTGTGGCCAAGGCCTTTGTGTGCTTTCTCCGTCCGACACGTGGAAGACTCCTTTACTTGGGAGGAGTAAGTGGAGGTGGAAATGCTCGAAACGGAGGTGATGGACTGGTTGCCTTTAACGCCTCACGTGTTGCCGTAGACAAGTGTGCCGAAGAGCTGCGTAAGGAGCTGCATCCCTATGGGGTCAGCGTGGTCGCTTTGGATACCTGCGGCATGACGGCAGAGTCATTGTACAAGGCACCAGTGGCACAAA CCATGTCCTTGGTCGTTGGGGCCCCTACGCAGTATACAGCGGACGTGCTCAGTCCGGACGCTCTTCATGTGATCGAGCGGGCGTTGTGGGACTATGTTCCGCAGCAGCGCTATGCGCTCCTAAGTCATAACAAATACCAATTTGCGTTGCCATGTCGCTCCTCGCTGCGACTTCAGATGCCGGTGGCTTCAACAGTCGGAGAGAACGCCAGTCAGTCGGTTTAA
- the LOC6724761 gene encoding glycine-rich protein DOT1 isoform X2 — protein MANPKPGGGSGWSSGGGGGSWSSGGGGGGGHGGGGDVQIIKVITESGSSGGGGGGGGWSSGGGGGGGGWSSGGGGGGGWSSGGGGGGGGWSSGGGGSGSDVKLIKIISLGGGGGGHGGGGGHGGGGGHGGGGGGWSSGGGGGGWSSGGGGGHGSSGGGGTKVIKIIKLSSGGHGGAGSGGGHGGGGGGGWQPAGGWA, from the coding sequence ATGGCTAACCCTAAGCCCGGCGGAGGAAGTGGCTGGTCCtctggaggaggtggaggcaGTTGGTCATCgggaggtggtggcggtggtggccatggcggcggaggagacgtacaaattattaaagttaTCACCGAGAGTGGGTCTTCTGGAGGCGGCGGGGGAGGAGGTGGATGGTCCTctggtggcggcggaggaggaggtggatgGTCTTCtggaggcggcggaggaggtgggTGGTCTTctggtggcggcggaggaggaggtggatgGTCTTCTGGAGGCGGCGGAAGCGGCAGCGATGTTAAACTCATCAAAATCATTAGTCTcggaggtggtggaggaggacatggtggtggaggaggacatggtggtggaggaggacacggtggtggtggaggaggctGGTCttcaggaggaggaggtggcggtTGGTCATcaggtggaggtggtggccaCGGAAGTAGCGGAGGTGGCGGCACCAAGGTCATCAAAATCATCAAACTGAGCTCTGGAGGCCATGGAGGTGccggcagcggtggcggccacggaggcggcggtggtggcggttgGCAGCCCGCTGGAGGTTGGGCATAA
- the LOC6724761 gene encoding acanthoscurrin-2 isoform X1, with product MMRHHLAHIATLTQKKKMAFVCLLLIGAASVMANPKPGGGSGWSSGGGGGSWSSGGGGGGGHGGGGDVQIIKVITESGSSGGGGGGGGWSSGGGGGGGGWSSGGGGGGGWSSGGGGGGGGWSSGGGGSGSDVKLIKIISLGGGGGGHGGGGGHGGGGGHGGGGGGWSSGGGGGGWSSGGGGGHGSSGGGGTKVIKIIKLSSGGHGGAGSGGGHGGGGGGGWQPAGGWA from the exons ATGATGCGGCATCATTTGGCCCATATTGCGACAttaacacagaaaaaaaaaatg GCCTTTGTGTGTCTTCTGCTCATTGGAGCGGCCAGTGTGATGGCTAACCCTAAGCCCGGCGGAGGAAGTGGCTGGTCCtctggaggaggtggaggcaGTTGGTCATCgggaggtggtggcggtggtggccatggcggcggaggagacgtacaaattattaaagttaTCACCGAGAGTGGGTCTTCTGGAGGCGGCGGGGGAGGAGGTGGATGGTCCTctggtggcggcggaggaggaggtggatgGTCTTCtggaggcggcggaggaggtgggTGGTCTTctggtggcggcggaggaggaggtggatgGTCTTCTGGAGGCGGCGGAAGCGGCAGCGATGTTAAACTCATCAAAATCATTAGTCTcggaggtggtggaggaggacatggtggtggaggaggacatggtggtggaggaggacacggtggtggtggaggaggctGGTCttcaggaggaggaggtggcggtTGGTCATcaggtggaggtggtggccaCGGAAGTAGCGGAGGTGGCGGCACCAAGGTCATCAAAATCATCAAACTGAGCTCTGGAGGCCATGGAGGTGccggcagcggtggcggccacggaggcggcggtggtggcggttgGCAGCCCGCTGGAGGTTGGGCATAA
- the LOC6724761 gene encoding uncharacterized protein LOC6724761 isoform X3 produces MAAEETYKLLKLSPRVGLLEAAGEEVDGPLVAAEEEVDGLLEAAEEVGGLLVAAEEEVDGLLEAAEAAAMLNSSKSLVSEVVEEDMVVEEDMVVEEDTVVVEEAGLQEEEVAVGHQVEVVATEVAEVAAPRSSKSSN; encoded by the coding sequence atggcggcggaggagacgtacaaattattaaagttaTCACCGAGAGTGGGTCTTCTGGAGGCGGCGGGGGAGGAGGTGGATGGTCCTctggtggcggcggaggaggaggtggatgGTCTTCtggaggcggcggaggaggtgggTGGTCTTctggtggcggcggaggaggaggtggatgGTCTTCTGGAGGCGGCGGAAGCGGCAGCGATGTTAAACTCATCAAAATCATTAGTCTcggaggtggtggaggaggacatggtggtggaggaggacatggtggtggaggaggacacggtggtggtggaggaggctGGTCttcaggaggaggaggtggcggtTGGTCATcaggtggaggtggtggccaCGGAAGTAGCGGAGGTGGCGGCACCAAGGTCATCAAAATCATCAAACTGA